atttccttggaaaaaattCTATTTAGACTGCTTTTTAGTAAATTTTAATCAGTTTTGGAAAAgcatgaaacaaacaaacaaacaaaaaagctcaTTTCATCAGGTTCTAAGATTATATAAATCAATGTGTGGTTCAGGGGCAGATCAAAACGTATCTTGgtattttttctgtgctgtttacATATTGTGTTCATTGGCTTATACCacaattgcatttttaatttctaatgtTTTTAGTATCAGTGGCTCATATAAGAATGTTACTACTGTTTGTATTGCTGCAAAATTTCCAGTGATCCATTAGAAATCAGGATTCATAATGCAAGATCCATTTGTACTTAAAAATAAAGTGTAACATatcctttctgcttttctctagTCTGTAACACaagtatgaaaaaaacccctgcttGGATCTTGAACAAATTCCAGTGTTTTGTTACTAAACCAAGAAATGAAAACCAATAATTTTTGAATTATCTGTTACAGACATGTTTACATTATGAATCTCCTAACTTAAGACTCTATGTGCTATAGAGTCTAATTTTATCCAATGATATGAAcaagaaaaattatgaaaagtTATATAATCATACTGCGAGAGATCATAGAGAAATGGTGGTAAGAAGTGAATATTAAATTGCATATTTAATTGTCCTCAAAGAATTTGTCTTCATCATTTTTCCTGAGATGATGGTAACTAAAATGAGATTGGGTTATGTGAACTATTGTTGATTTTAGAAAATTGTTCATACGTAGTTCCTTCTTTCGttttatttttagggaaaaaaaaaaaaaaagaaaacaaaccccaaaacaacacaaaaccatCTGAGGAGGTGAAACCCCCCAGTTCCTAGAAAGGATCCAGCTGCGCTGAATATCCAACTgcctcttggaaaaaaaagcattttgacaAATGGAGAGCAGATGCAATGTGTGGAGTCAGAGAGGTCAACAAAAACaagtagaaaaagaaaacaggaaaacaagtgaaaagagaaagaatattaGAGTATTAATACAGGATATTAGATCTCTCATGATAATATTAAAGTGAACAGAACGAGAAAAAGAAGAATCACCACAGAGCTGACAGAACACGAGAGAAGAAATAAGAGACTTAGTATCCTAAGTATACTAGCCTGAATCCAGGGTAAATCTTGATTTTACTAATATCACTGTAATTTTATATAATGGAGATAGAAGCTGTCCTGTGAAGCCACGCAGAACCACGGCCCTGAATGGGCAGTTTATTGCCAGTGGACCGGGCTCTgagcaggctggctgctgcccgTCCGCTGCGAACGCGGGGAGAAATCCAGGTCTttcccagaagcagcagaggaaggtgccagcagcagagaacTGGGGAGGGGAGCTGGAAGGGAGGGCAGAGGCATAGCAAGATGGGTCGGAGGGGCTTCTAGGGGAGACCCTGGGCCCCGCTCCCAGCCCAGTCACGGCCGCCTCCCGCCGCTGCCGCTCTCCCGGCAGCTCGCCCCTTTCCAGAGATGCCTGCGAAGGCATCAGTAGGTAACGCTAGACAGAGATCCCCGGGGTGAACCCTATCCCTGTCCCCGGGCTATGCCCGACTTGGGCTTCCCCCTTTCCTCCCGCTCCGGCTTTTCAGAAtgtatttcataatttttattcCTTGCAAAGATGAAACGtggcgtgtgtgtgtgtgtgtgtgtgtgtgtgtgtgtgtgtgtgcatgcgtCTCTAAGGGAATGTGCCATGAGAGAGAAAACGTCTTCGCTTCTCCGCTTGACGTCCCCAAAGCCCACAAACTCACAAGTTTTCTCTCTCAGGAGGGCGCAGACGGCTTCCCAGGCTGGCCCCGCCGGTGCCGGGAAGGCTGCGGAGCATCCTGGACAGCCGCACCtcgccccgccgggccgggccgggccgggccgggcgctcCTGCGCCAGCTCCCGCCCGGTGCCAGCGACGGCTCTGGCCGCCCACACGCAAGGACAGAGCCGTTCCCGGGAAGAAAATCGTGACAACAAGCGGTTGTATCCAGATGTTCGCCTTCCCTGGCCCCGTGACACACTGCGTGGACTTGGCAGACCGAATTTCAAAGAAAAGggagttgtttattttttaaaaggcagaaagcGCTGGGTTAAAATGCGCAGGCCGAGATTTCCCTGGcaagcagctgggcaggaacCGAACCCGCTGGAAATCCGTTCCGCACGTTGGAAGGGCTCCACTGCCCCGGCCCAGTCTTTCTCCAAAGCAACAAATTGGAAAGATATTAAAGCAAACAGGCAACATAACACAAACCAAGGAGCCTCGAACCTTCATTTCCGCCCACACCCCCTTCCCGTTCCGTttacaaaaattataaatattaacAAGTCTGCAACACACTGAGCCTCTCCATCCATCTTCTCCCCAACTCCTCCTGTCCTCGGTGCACGCTTCTCCAAACACTCCTGGTTTTGTATCCCACACCTATACGGTCCTGGTTGCTGTGCGAGAAGCCGAGGCAAGAACCAAGGATGTTTCCCCAGGAGGGAGGCGCCGAGGCCACCTGCTCACTGCCTCGGGTGATGCCCGGCCCCAGCCGAATCCCGGCGGGCCCGGGCGTACCCTAGCTCGCCTCCTGTCTGCTGCATCCGTCCAGGAGCTCAGTCATGAAGGAGATGTACACTATTGCCAGACGCAAGGTCTCTATCCGAGAGAGCCTCTTCTCGTAGGCGAAGGTGGGCACCTTCTTCCTGAGCTGATCAAAAGCCTCGTTGAGGTTGAacatcctcttcctctcccGTATGTTGGCAGCCTGGCGCTGGGCGTAGGTGATGACCCGTTTTCTCCTAGGTCTGTCCAGGAGGGAAGCGCTGCGcatcctttcctcttcctcttcttcttcgtCTTCGGGATCTCCATTTCCGAAAGCAGCCAGGGGCAAACCTCGGACCATCCCTTCCCGAAGCGACAGGACTCTGTCCCCGAAGTGAGGCCCGGTGGTGATCTCGCAGAGCCCCAGGCCCGCCCCAGACCCGGGGACTCCCTGGGGGTTGCCCAGGGAGAGATCGGCCACGAAATCCAGCACCGAggtgcccagcagcccctccGGGCAGGGCACTTGCGGGGCTCTGCCGTGCAGCTCATCCAGCCGCCCCGGGCCCTGGTGGGCTGGGAAAAGGCTGGCTGACATCTTACTTCAGAGAGGGCTTACTTTGgtcccccatccccagccccagcgACGTTAATATTTATAACCCCCCGAATAACAGGATTAGCAGGACTAGAAAGAGCGGCTGTAAAATTTCTCGCCGTGATGCTGATGAGAGGAGACAGGCAATCCCCTCGGGGACGCGTGGATGCTCCCGAGAGAGGAGTCCCCAGCGAGTCAATCCTGTCACAGCGATCAAGGACAGTTCCTTCTTGGCAAAACGCTCCGCTCTTACCTGCTGAGCACTTTTGTCTCTTCTTACACACCCGCAACAAAACGATTTTCAGCCTCCTTAAagcccccaggagcagagccgGGTCTCCACTGagcttgttttcctgctttctgtCGGGATCTCTGAACCCTGGGAGCCAGCCTGACAATTGATGTCAGGCAACTGCATGTATGCTTTTAATGATGTCCTGAAGAGGGGACCTGCATGAAGAGGGTCACCGGGGAATGTTTACCCTGTATCCCAGCGCAGTGGGAACTGAATGACAGGACCTCCATTAGCCTAAGTAAGCATTGTAGGGGACCCGATATTGCATTCCCAGTAGTATCTGTTGGAATCGTCTCTTCATTCCCCCTAAATCCCCTTCAATCAGAGTTCAAATATCTTTCCAGTAAAAGGCTGCTTCCTAAATCTCATTTCGGTTCAGGCAATCTCATAGAACTTGTTCTGAaactccttcctcctgcccgTGAGAGGAGGATAAGCTggtcctgctcagggcagcgGCTGCACCTCTGGTAGAGCCGTCCCGGTCACcggcagagcacagaggaatCAACTTGAGCGCACGCACTGATAACGCTGGATACATGCTGCAAAAAACCGTGAAATGCACGTGAACACACACACCCGACACCCCTGAATACCTTTCTTTGATCAAGGTTACCTTGAGGACAGACGCGGGggattgttttgcttttgtattgGGAGACTGGAAGAGGGGCTGTGTCTTCACCGTCCCGCACCGTAGACTCTCCCTAAATAAACAGCCCGGCCCTGGCAATCCCTGGCAGCGTTAGATACACTGAGGTCGAATCCGATCGATTTTCTTTGGCACACGATTTGTACACACAGCTCTCTCAGGAGTGACTGCCCATCACTCTTGAGCTGCCTTCTTAAAACCTAATCTTCTCCTTTGTCATGCATTGTTGTCACTCTCGCTTTGAGGCTAATTAGTCTCTAATTTCTAAGGGGATTTCAAAACCGACGAGATCAAAGGAGGTGGATGGGGCGGCCGAAGGATCCCTCTCCTCGAAATACTTCCTGTTTGCCTACAGGACAGCAAACATTTCCCGCCGCATTTGCCGTCATTGACAACTCAGCGAGCGAAGTACGCACCTCCTTTCCTGGGAAAGGGGCAGCGGGAAAGCCACTTCCCGTCGCCACTTgcccggcggcgggcgggggcgaGCGGGCTGCGCGGGCTGCGGAAGGTGCGCGGGAGCTCAGGTACGCTGGACAGCTCCGGAGAGGGGCGGCCGGACCCCGTGGCCAGGGCAGCACCGCAGGTACCGGAGAGGGACCCCGTCACCACCCCCTCCTTCGGGCCGATAACCAACCTGTCCCATCCTGTGGCATCGCCACCACCGCCGCTGCTGCGGCACCGCGGCTGCTCCAACAGCCTGCCTAAGGCTGGGTAAATAGCGAAGAG
This Haemorhous mexicanus isolate bHaeMex1 chromosome 1, bHaeMex1.pri, whole genome shotgun sequence DNA region includes the following protein-coding sequences:
- the FERD3L gene encoding fer3-like protein is translated as MSASLFPAHQGPGRLDELHGRAPQVPCPEGLLGTSVLDFVADLSLGNPQGVPGSGAGLGLCEITTGPHFGDRVLSLREGMVRGLPLAAFGNGDPEDEEEEEEERMRSASLLDRPRRKRVITYAQRQAANIRERKRMFNLNEAFDQLRKKVPTFAYEKRLSRIETLRLAIVYISFMTELLDGCSRQEAS